In the Acropora muricata isolate sample 2 chromosome 10, ASM3666990v1, whole genome shotgun sequence genome, one interval contains:
- the LOC136931694 gene encoding meiosis inhibitor protein 1-like isoform X2, translated as MNGVNISIVCVACLVELLENADVFNLRKRKVLGELIVLLVNNQNLLELLTQNANITSHLCKILVDLLSTENELLMNTAIEALDILIVKVRSEILVDEMVGNLQGKILQLNNFKKSYPFVLTLGRFLKSIPALSLRVAKDSQSLVEYLLENILYPEDDIKTAFLFVLLEICSNEDAFNALKSQTQEEICRKTCAVVACSLAVNVQTNSLGILRLLSQKSDVLGTAMKTSNKGTPAILESLKKLMLSSTEAIQIGAIQCVTRILKNDSEDNTYTKAILTSGIGELLLSDLESSNDLVLGSVFCSLDHMVGTHTFYTDGFSVYGIESIIIGISKAIKLKNSEIVRQGLRVLSLVLSTQPRCVRLFSNKEISKKCASVLLETFKATDHRILIQAACAVECFLGIHLHPLSMEFEVVVPLVTAIISQLQKFTKPRMLFRNISTGSVESFLCAILRTLKKTFHFIEEFRAKEPSYDVLLTRNHRSIATANESLDHLLQSLWKSVDQLCVPALIYNSKSVENPAVFAIFFQILHISLSPKNSYAERFARKLASGCFVRFSLEIKEKFHRIAKNTELTEAIANFLAELCIVCNNAADRIQLKDRLKTENISSIHSKSVAINLLAQNSVRRDTGEINDGSLFNIQCCCIELFYVSFTHGDEIVCVEELVMCLHKFLIQHPDLSVFHRISLKHLLFLCLTVLNKLRSMPLSSSISQSAKDCQKILEDSFMSFTPDEFDSLYFHGVMFVSWIVSSQSLSEKFGRQVLICFIQKAEEDRDSCTFDALREVLKSSPPGLIPLISLVDYREENVVSIVVKVLEALITEVSALESDSDRSSNEDMIKPISLANLVTNIFQKLFLGNKVKPLPDHSIAAMLNIMTALQINIPAAFEIKLLYQVVNILSSANICPRFTTPAINYLNVALAWGFHSENYQVSSVLLANEALCKFIQRILDAMQVKDAQNPTCPCHLKAGVLVLMSSLAMMQSNVSNDCREPFKVSKQCMVTFTNERESILGLTSLIFWDFYFRTTELTSCKPIMELHEMVHGKSQCLKISDVDLNVLHVYLQNSLVHDSEIVRQCAVKCLGSFLFYVPDDSFYANSPWNKVVLECSLSVLSANVMTSSLVLFCSLLLKHAPEKHISTQTLSKTVQSILIKIPDIPCSEKALSWNCVHLLAQVLSLEHYSMLQVQWGLISTWLHAFKDSGNANRTQNNGSKEGFAFYTLDGLIIAKDLLKSKNGEDLRVLDKAILQIRNKVDEEIEQATSQRTSA; from the exons ATGAACGGAGTGAATATCTCTATTGTTTGTGTGGCATGCTTAGTCGAGCTTCTGGAAAATGCAGACGTTTTTAACCTACGGAAACGCAAGGTGCTTGGAGAATTGATTGTCTTGCTCGTGAACAACCAAAACCTGTTGGAGCTTCTCACTCAAAACGCGAACATAACGTCTCACTTGTGCAAGATTCTCGTGGATCTGTTGTCCACGGAAAATGAACTTCTCATGAACACGGCTATCGAAGCTCTGGACATTTTGATTGTAAAGGTGCGATCCGAAATTCTTGTCGACGAAATGGTAGGAAACTTGCAAGGCAAGATATTGCAGTTGAACAATTTCAAGAAATCCTACCCGTTTGTTCTAACCCTGGGAAGATTCTTAAAATCGATTCCTGCATTGTCTCTTCGGGTAGCCAAGGACTCACAGAGCTTGGTGGAATATCTGTTGGAAAATATATTGTACCCTGAAGACGACATTAAGACTGCCTTCCTCTTTGTCCTACTGGAAATCTGTTCTAACGAAGACGCATTTAATGCGTTGAAATCTCAAACTCAGGAAGAAATCTGCCGAAAAACTTGCGCTGTGGTTGCTTGTAGTCTCGCTGTCAATGTTCAAACGAATTCTCTAGGAATTTTGAGATTGTTATCACAGAAATCAGATGTACTTGGCACTGCTATGAAAACGTCAAATAAGGGAACCCCAGCCATCTTGGAGAGTTTGAAAAAGCTGATGCTGTCTTCGACGGAGGCCATTCAAATTGGTGCCATACAATGTGTGACTCGAATATTAAAAAACGATTCAGAAGATAATACCTATACTAAAGCAATTCTAACGTCTGGTATCGGTGAGTTGCTTCTTAGTGACTTAGAGTCTTCAAACGATCTTGTTCTTGGTTCAGTATTTTGTAGTTTAGATCACATGGTAGGAACACACACTTTCTACACCGACGGTTTTTCAGTTTACGGGATCGAGTCGATAATCATTGGCATCTCGAAAGCCATCAAACTGAAAAACTCTGAGATCGTCAGACAAGGCCTTCGCGTTTTATCACTGGTTTTATCCACGCAGCCTCGTTGTGTTCGCCTTTTCTCCAACAAAGAGATCTCTAAGAAATGTGCCAGTGTCCTTCTTGAGACTTTCAAGGCCACAGACCACAGGATTCTTATTCAAGCTGCCTGTGCTGTGGAATGTTTTCTTGGTATTCATCTCCACCCTTTATCCATGGAATTTGAGGTCGTTGTACCCCTTGTGACAGCCATTATTTCCCAGTTGCAGAAATTCACAAAGCCAAGGATGCTCTTTAGAAATATTTCAACGG GTTCAGTTGAGTCATTTCTCTGCGCCATATTGAGGACACTCAAGAAGACCTTCCATTTCATTGAAGAGTTCCGCGCCAAGGAACCATCATACGATGTGTTGCTTACAAGGAACCATCGCTCCATTGCTACAGCAAACGAGTCCCTTGATCACTTACTCCAATCCTTGTGGAAATCCGTAGATCAGCTTTGTGTGCCTGCCTTGATTTACAACAGTAAATCAGTCGAGAATCCAGccgtttttgcaatttttttccaaattctacACATTTCGTTATCTCCAAAGAATTCTTATGCCGAACGTTTCGCCCGCAAACTGGCTTCGGGGTGCTTTGTCAGATTTTCATTAGAGATCAAAGAGAAATTTCACCGAATTGCAAAGAATACAGAGTTAACGGAAGCGATAGCAAATTTTTTAGCAGAGCTTTGCATTGTATGCAATAATGCGGCCGATAGAATCCAACTCAAAGATCGTTTGAAGACAGAAAACATTAGCTCCATCCATTCTAAATCAGTGGCTATAAACTTGCTTGCACAGAATTCAGTGAGACGAGACACCGGTGAGATCAATGACGGGTCACTTTTCAATATCCAGTGTTGCTGTATTGAACTATTTTATGTTTCTTTTACTCACGGGGATGAAATTGTCTGCGTTGAAGAACTTGTTATGTGTCTGCACAAGTTCCTCATTCAACACCCAGACCTCAGCGTGTTTCATCGCATTTCCTTGAAACATCTATTGTTTCTTTGTCTCACCGTTTTAAACAAGTTAAGATCGATGCCATTGTCATCAAGTATCAGTCAAAGCGCGAAAGACTGCCAGAAGATCTTAGAAGACAGTTTCATGAGCTTTACACCTGACGAGTTTGATAGTCTGTACTTCCACGGCGTCATGTTTGTCTCTTGGATCGTTTCAAGTCAATCCTTGAGTGAAAAGTTTGGAAGGCAAGTCTTGATCTGTTTCATACAAAAAGCAGAAGAAGATCGAGACTCGTGCACGTTCGATGCACTCCGCGAAGTCCTGAAATCCAGTCCACCGGGTTTAATACCCCTTATCTCGCTTGTGGACTACAGAGAGGAAAATGTTGTCAGTATCGTGGTAAAGGTTCTGGAAGCTTTGATCACCGAAGTATCAGCTTTGGAGTCAGATTCAGATCGTTCGTCAAACGAAGACATGATTAAGCCAATCTCACTTGCCAATCTTGTGACgaacatttttcaaaagcttttcCTTGGCAACAAGGTAAAACCTCTTCCAGATCACTCCATTGCAGCAATGCTAAACATCATGACAGCACTTCAGATAAACATTCCAGCAGCATTTGAAATCAAGCTTTTATATCAAGTTGTGAACATCTTGTCCTCTGCGAATATTTGTCCAAGATTCACCACTCCCGCCATCAACTATCTGAATGTCGCTTTAGCTTGGGGCTTTCACAGCGAAAATTACCAGGTGTCATCTGTGCTTTTAGCAAATGAAGCATTGTGCAAGTTCATCCAGCGCATTCTGGATGCCATGCAAGTCAAAGATGCTCAAAATCCCACCTGTCCCTGTCACTTGAAAGCGGGTGTCTTAGTGCTAATGTCCTCTCTGGCAATGATGCAGTCCAACGTTTCGAACGATTGTCGCGAACCATTTAAAGTTAGCAAACAATGCATGGTAACATTCACAAATGAGAGGGAATCGATCTTGGGTCTTACAAGCCTTATCTTCTGGGATTTCTACTTCAGGACCACGGAATTAACGTCATGTAAGCCCATCATGGAATTGCATGAAATGGTCCATGGTAAAAGCCAGTGCCTCAAGATCTCTGACGTGGATCTAAACGTTTTGCACGTTTACCTTCAGAATTCTTTGGTTCATGACAGTGAGATTGTGCGGCAGTGCGCAGTGAAGTGCCTGGGAAGCTTTCTCTTTTACGTTCCAGACGACAGCTTTTATGCAAATAGTCCATGGAACAAGGTTGTTCTGGAATGTTCTTTGTCGGTGCTAAGTGCCAACGTCATGACATCGagcttggttttgttttgttccttaCTCCTAAAGCATGCTCCAGAGAAACACATCTCCACACAGACTCTGTCAAAAACTGTGCAATCCATTCTCATAAAAATTCCAGATATTCCTTGTTCAGAGAAGGCCCTCTCGTGGAACTGCGTCCATCTTCTTGCACAGGTGCTAAGCTTAGAGCACTACTCCATGCTACAGGTCCAATGGGGTCTTATATCGACCTGGTTGCACGCCTTCAAGGATTCCGGTAACGCTAACAGAACACAGAACAATGGATCAAAGGAGGGTTTCGCGTTCTACACCCTAGATGGACTGATCATTGCCAAAGACTTGCTGAAGAGCAAAAATGGTGAAGATCTCAGGGTCTTGGATAAAGCGATTCTCCAAATTAGGAATAAAGTCGACGAGGAGATTGAACAAGCAACAAGTCAGCGTACTTCCGCGTAA
- the LOC136931694 gene encoding meiosis inhibitor protein 1-like isoform X1 — MEISENSLSFFTTNHSNHSSQWRMNGVNISIVCVACLVELLENADVFNLRKRKVLGELIVLLVNNQNLLELLTQNANITSHLCKILVDLLSTENELLMNTAIEALDILIVKVRSEILVDEMVGNLQGKILQLNNFKKSYPFVLTLGRFLKSIPALSLRVAKDSQSLVEYLLENILYPEDDIKTAFLFVLLEICSNEDAFNALKSQTQEEICRKTCAVVACSLAVNVQTNSLGILRLLSQKSDVLGTAMKTSNKGTPAILESLKKLMLSSTEAIQIGAIQCVTRILKNDSEDNTYTKAILTSGIGELLLSDLESSNDLVLGSVFCSLDHMVGTHTFYTDGFSVYGIESIIIGISKAIKLKNSEIVRQGLRVLSLVLSTQPRCVRLFSNKEISKKCASVLLETFKATDHRILIQAACAVECFLGIHLHPLSMEFEVVVPLVTAIISQLQKFTKPRMLFRNISTGSVESFLCAILRTLKKTFHFIEEFRAKEPSYDVLLTRNHRSIATANESLDHLLQSLWKSVDQLCVPALIYNSKSVENPAVFAIFFQILHISLSPKNSYAERFARKLASGCFVRFSLEIKEKFHRIAKNTELTEAIANFLAELCIVCNNAADRIQLKDRLKTENISSIHSKSVAINLLAQNSVRRDTGEINDGSLFNIQCCCIELFYVSFTHGDEIVCVEELVMCLHKFLIQHPDLSVFHRISLKHLLFLCLTVLNKLRSMPLSSSISQSAKDCQKILEDSFMSFTPDEFDSLYFHGVMFVSWIVSSQSLSEKFGRQVLICFIQKAEEDRDSCTFDALREVLKSSPPGLIPLISLVDYREENVVSIVVKVLEALITEVSALESDSDRSSNEDMIKPISLANLVTNIFQKLFLGNKVKPLPDHSIAAMLNIMTALQINIPAAFEIKLLYQVVNILSSANICPRFTTPAINYLNVALAWGFHSENYQVSSVLLANEALCKFIQRILDAMQVKDAQNPTCPCHLKAGVLVLMSSLAMMQSNVSNDCREPFKVSKQCMVTFTNERESILGLTSLIFWDFYFRTTELTSCKPIMELHEMVHGKSQCLKISDVDLNVLHVYLQNSLVHDSEIVRQCAVKCLGSFLFYVPDDSFYANSPWNKVVLECSLSVLSANVMTSSLVLFCSLLLKHAPEKHISTQTLSKTVQSILIKIPDIPCSEKALSWNCVHLLAQVLSLEHYSMLQVQWGLISTWLHAFKDSGNANRTQNNGSKEGFAFYTLDGLIIAKDLLKSKNGEDLRVLDKAILQIRNKVDEEIEQATSQRTSA; from the exons ATGGAAATCTCAGAAAATTCACTTAGTTTCTTTACAACAAATCATTCAAATCATAGCTCTCAGTGGCGAATGAACGGAGTGAATATCTCTATTGTTTGTGTGGCATGCTTAGTCGAGCTTCTGGAAAATGCAGACGTTTTTAACCTACGGAAACGCAAGGTGCTTGGAGAATTGATTGTCTTGCTCGTGAACAACCAAAACCTGTTGGAGCTTCTCACTCAAAACGCGAACATAACGTCTCACTTGTGCAAGATTCTCGTGGATCTGTTGTCCACGGAAAATGAACTTCTCATGAACACGGCTATCGAAGCTCTGGACATTTTGATTGTAAAGGTGCGATCCGAAATTCTTGTCGACGAAATGGTAGGAAACTTGCAAGGCAAGATATTGCAGTTGAACAATTTCAAGAAATCCTACCCGTTTGTTCTAACCCTGGGAAGATTCTTAAAATCGATTCCTGCATTGTCTCTTCGGGTAGCCAAGGACTCACAGAGCTTGGTGGAATATCTGTTGGAAAATATATTGTACCCTGAAGACGACATTAAGACTGCCTTCCTCTTTGTCCTACTGGAAATCTGTTCTAACGAAGACGCATTTAATGCGTTGAAATCTCAAACTCAGGAAGAAATCTGCCGAAAAACTTGCGCTGTGGTTGCTTGTAGTCTCGCTGTCAATGTTCAAACGAATTCTCTAGGAATTTTGAGATTGTTATCACAGAAATCAGATGTACTTGGCACTGCTATGAAAACGTCAAATAAGGGAACCCCAGCCATCTTGGAGAGTTTGAAAAAGCTGATGCTGTCTTCGACGGAGGCCATTCAAATTGGTGCCATACAATGTGTGACTCGAATATTAAAAAACGATTCAGAAGATAATACCTATACTAAAGCAATTCTAACGTCTGGTATCGGTGAGTTGCTTCTTAGTGACTTAGAGTCTTCAAACGATCTTGTTCTTGGTTCAGTATTTTGTAGTTTAGATCACATGGTAGGAACACACACTTTCTACACCGACGGTTTTTCAGTTTACGGGATCGAGTCGATAATCATTGGCATCTCGAAAGCCATCAAACTGAAAAACTCTGAGATCGTCAGACAAGGCCTTCGCGTTTTATCACTGGTTTTATCCACGCAGCCTCGTTGTGTTCGCCTTTTCTCCAACAAAGAGATCTCTAAGAAATGTGCCAGTGTCCTTCTTGAGACTTTCAAGGCCACAGACCACAGGATTCTTATTCAAGCTGCCTGTGCTGTGGAATGTTTTCTTGGTATTCATCTCCACCCTTTATCCATGGAATTTGAGGTCGTTGTACCCCTTGTGACAGCCATTATTTCCCAGTTGCAGAAATTCACAAAGCCAAGGATGCTCTTTAGAAATATTTCAACGG GTTCAGTTGAGTCATTTCTCTGCGCCATATTGAGGACACTCAAGAAGACCTTCCATTTCATTGAAGAGTTCCGCGCCAAGGAACCATCATACGATGTGTTGCTTACAAGGAACCATCGCTCCATTGCTACAGCAAACGAGTCCCTTGATCACTTACTCCAATCCTTGTGGAAATCCGTAGATCAGCTTTGTGTGCCTGCCTTGATTTACAACAGTAAATCAGTCGAGAATCCAGccgtttttgcaatttttttccaaattctacACATTTCGTTATCTCCAAAGAATTCTTATGCCGAACGTTTCGCCCGCAAACTGGCTTCGGGGTGCTTTGTCAGATTTTCATTAGAGATCAAAGAGAAATTTCACCGAATTGCAAAGAATACAGAGTTAACGGAAGCGATAGCAAATTTTTTAGCAGAGCTTTGCATTGTATGCAATAATGCGGCCGATAGAATCCAACTCAAAGATCGTTTGAAGACAGAAAACATTAGCTCCATCCATTCTAAATCAGTGGCTATAAACTTGCTTGCACAGAATTCAGTGAGACGAGACACCGGTGAGATCAATGACGGGTCACTTTTCAATATCCAGTGTTGCTGTATTGAACTATTTTATGTTTCTTTTACTCACGGGGATGAAATTGTCTGCGTTGAAGAACTTGTTATGTGTCTGCACAAGTTCCTCATTCAACACCCAGACCTCAGCGTGTTTCATCGCATTTCCTTGAAACATCTATTGTTTCTTTGTCTCACCGTTTTAAACAAGTTAAGATCGATGCCATTGTCATCAAGTATCAGTCAAAGCGCGAAAGACTGCCAGAAGATCTTAGAAGACAGTTTCATGAGCTTTACACCTGACGAGTTTGATAGTCTGTACTTCCACGGCGTCATGTTTGTCTCTTGGATCGTTTCAAGTCAATCCTTGAGTGAAAAGTTTGGAAGGCAAGTCTTGATCTGTTTCATACAAAAAGCAGAAGAAGATCGAGACTCGTGCACGTTCGATGCACTCCGCGAAGTCCTGAAATCCAGTCCACCGGGTTTAATACCCCTTATCTCGCTTGTGGACTACAGAGAGGAAAATGTTGTCAGTATCGTGGTAAAGGTTCTGGAAGCTTTGATCACCGAAGTATCAGCTTTGGAGTCAGATTCAGATCGTTCGTCAAACGAAGACATGATTAAGCCAATCTCACTTGCCAATCTTGTGACgaacatttttcaaaagcttttcCTTGGCAACAAGGTAAAACCTCTTCCAGATCACTCCATTGCAGCAATGCTAAACATCATGACAGCACTTCAGATAAACATTCCAGCAGCATTTGAAATCAAGCTTTTATATCAAGTTGTGAACATCTTGTCCTCTGCGAATATTTGTCCAAGATTCACCACTCCCGCCATCAACTATCTGAATGTCGCTTTAGCTTGGGGCTTTCACAGCGAAAATTACCAGGTGTCATCTGTGCTTTTAGCAAATGAAGCATTGTGCAAGTTCATCCAGCGCATTCTGGATGCCATGCAAGTCAAAGATGCTCAAAATCCCACCTGTCCCTGTCACTTGAAAGCGGGTGTCTTAGTGCTAATGTCCTCTCTGGCAATGATGCAGTCCAACGTTTCGAACGATTGTCGCGAACCATTTAAAGTTAGCAAACAATGCATGGTAACATTCACAAATGAGAGGGAATCGATCTTGGGTCTTACAAGCCTTATCTTCTGGGATTTCTACTTCAGGACCACGGAATTAACGTCATGTAAGCCCATCATGGAATTGCATGAAATGGTCCATGGTAAAAGCCAGTGCCTCAAGATCTCTGACGTGGATCTAAACGTTTTGCACGTTTACCTTCAGAATTCTTTGGTTCATGACAGTGAGATTGTGCGGCAGTGCGCAGTGAAGTGCCTGGGAAGCTTTCTCTTTTACGTTCCAGACGACAGCTTTTATGCAAATAGTCCATGGAACAAGGTTGTTCTGGAATGTTCTTTGTCGGTGCTAAGTGCCAACGTCATGACATCGagcttggttttgttttgttccttaCTCCTAAAGCATGCTCCAGAGAAACACATCTCCACACAGACTCTGTCAAAAACTGTGCAATCCATTCTCATAAAAATTCCAGATATTCCTTGTTCAGAGAAGGCCCTCTCGTGGAACTGCGTCCATCTTCTTGCACAGGTGCTAAGCTTAGAGCACTACTCCATGCTACAGGTCCAATGGGGTCTTATATCGACCTGGTTGCACGCCTTCAAGGATTCCGGTAACGCTAACAGAACACAGAACAATGGATCAAAGGAGGGTTTCGCGTTCTACACCCTAGATGGACTGATCATTGCCAAAGACTTGCTGAAGAGCAAAAATGGTGAAGATCTCAGGGTCTTGGATAAAGCGATTCTCCAAATTAGGAATAAAGTCGACGAGGAGATTGAACAAGCAACAAGTCAGCGTACTTCCGCGTAA
- the LOC136931696 gene encoding uncharacterized protein isoform X1 gives MASDVIKDQERGKTSESPENVPPGSSTVPVKRLTKVEKARLEALSAFGNCPFNSLVVKKESFKSKLKATALITAPKKETVKRLTRMQKARQEANEAFKNISLGQKRKYGAVEKKPGMSPVSDNAKKRMTRLERCKLETQNAFANVALSELTAGENAEQKRSFGKASLTKINKECRKSTTKGRQSRRSLTRRKSVRRRSSAKCNRPTRVQLAQLQALESFGGKSLDKVWKTSDKEGDNTVPKEATDAAKEPADTNDSNDSNKIAVNDGSLTMVGGESVPERNIKTNVTEVDVVLHNAQESLPERSGLPVVAIEDLSEISATQLPCNDCCQQGNLSGNLCKSEDSKLHAEGPELNTVNIKVVQDQDGKILDDQPCDDCTKRKSAISKENLCELQNGNVQPPETKPMTRLERARMEALQSFQGQAIDQVMKSSSRKMAKYLTPVKHKGTNTEATASQTKNTPSQTTDSFIRSYPLPKKSYYSNIRDNSFCNRDALLETSKIVVSTARSLDTPTPDSSPAQIS, from the exons ATGGCATCCGATGTGATCAAAGATCAGGAGAGAG GGAAAACTTCGGAGTCACCGGAGAATGTTCCTCCAGGTAGTTCGACAGTACCAGTGAAAAGACTCACTAAG GTGGAGAAAGCACGGCTTGAGGCCCTCTCTGCTTTTGGAAACTGCCCATTCAATTCTTTGGTAGTGAAGAAAGAATCTTTTAAGTCAAAGCTAAAAGCAACAGCTTTAATTACAGCCCCTAAGAAAGAAACTGTAAAAAGACTCACTCG AATGCAAAAAGCAAGACAAGAAGCTAATGAAGCCTTCAAGAATATTTCTCTTGGGCAAAAACGAAAATATGGTGCTGTGGAAAAGAAACCAGGGATGTCTCCAGTTTCTGATAATGCTAAGAAGAGAATGACAAGATTAGAGAGGTGTAAGCTTGAAACTCAAAACGCTTTTGCAAATGTTGCTCTCAGTGAATTAACAGCAGGAGAAAATGCAGaacagaagagaagttttggaAAGGCATCTTTGACAAAAATCAATAAGGAGTGCAGAAAATCTACCACTAAAGGGAGACAAAGCAGAAGATCTTTGACAAGAAGGAAAAGTGTGCGTCGCAGGAGCTCTGCTAAATGTAATAGGCCAACAAGGGTTCAACTGGCTCAGCTTCAGGCTCTTGAAAGTTTCGGGGGAAAGAGTCTGGATAAAGTATGGAAGACAAGTGACAAGGAGGGTGATAATACTGTTCCCAAAGAAGCAACAGATGCTGCGAAAGAACCTGCAGACACCAATGATTCAAACGATAGTAACAAGATTGCAGTGAATGATGGTTCATTGACCATGGTTGGTGGTGAGTCAGTTCCAGAGAGGAACATTAAGACCAACGTGACAGAAGTTGATGTGGTGTTGCACAATGCACAGGAGTCTCTTCCTGAAAGAAGTGGTTTGCCTGTGGTAGCCATTGAGGATCTGTCCGAGATTAGTGCTACACAACTGCCATGCAATGATTGCTGTCAGCAAGGGAATCTCTCTGGCAATCTTTGCAAGTCAGAGGATAGCAAGCTGCATGCCGAGGGCCCAGAGTTAAATACAGTGAACATCAAAGTCGTTCAAGATCAAGATGGCAAAATCCTGGACGATCAACCTTGTGATGATTGCACAAAGAGAAAGAGTGCCATTTCAAAAGAGAATCTATGTGAACTGCAAAATGGCAACGTGCAGCCTCCAGAAACTAAACCAATGACTCGCTTGGAGAGGGCACGAATGGAAGCACTGCAGAGCTTTCAAGGTCAAGCAATTGACCAAGTTATGAAATCATCTTCCAGGAAAATGGCTAAGTACCTGACTCCTGTGAAGCACAAAGGAACCAACACTGAGGCCACTGCCAGCCAGACGAAGAACACACCATCACAGACAACAGATTCCTTCATCAGGAGTTACCCACTGCCAAAGAAATCTTATTATTCTAATATTAGAGACAACAGCTTCTGCAACAGGGATGCACTGCTGGAGACCAGCAAGATAGTTGTGTCAACAGCAAGGTCCCTTGACACTCCAACTCCTGACTCCTCCCCGGCACAGATTTCATGA
- the LOC136931696 gene encoding uncharacterized protein isoform X2 has translation MQKARQEANEAFKNISLGQKRKYGAVEKKPGMSPVSDNAKKRMTRLERCKLETQNAFANVALSELTAGENAEQKRSFGKASLTKINKECRKSTTKGRQSRRSLTRRKSVRRRSSAKCNRPTRVQLAQLQALESFGGKSLDKVWKTSDKEGDNTVPKEATDAAKEPADTNDSNDSNKIAVNDGSLTMVGGESVPERNIKTNVTEVDVVLHNAQESLPERSGLPVVAIEDLSEISATQLPCNDCCQQGNLSGNLCKSEDSKLHAEGPELNTVNIKVVQDQDGKILDDQPCDDCTKRKSAISKENLCELQNGNVQPPETKPMTRLERARMEALQSFQGQAIDQVMKSSSRKMAKYLTPVKHKGTNTEATASQTKNTPSQTTDSFIRSYPLPKKSYYSNIRDNSFCNRDALLETSKIVVSTARSLDTPTPDSSPAQIS, from the coding sequence ATGCAAAAAGCAAGACAAGAAGCTAATGAAGCCTTCAAGAATATTTCTCTTGGGCAAAAACGAAAATATGGTGCTGTGGAAAAGAAACCAGGGATGTCTCCAGTTTCTGATAATGCTAAGAAGAGAATGACAAGATTAGAGAGGTGTAAGCTTGAAACTCAAAACGCTTTTGCAAATGTTGCTCTCAGTGAATTAACAGCAGGAGAAAATGCAGaacagaagagaagttttggaAAGGCATCTTTGACAAAAATCAATAAGGAGTGCAGAAAATCTACCACTAAAGGGAGACAAAGCAGAAGATCTTTGACAAGAAGGAAAAGTGTGCGTCGCAGGAGCTCTGCTAAATGTAATAGGCCAACAAGGGTTCAACTGGCTCAGCTTCAGGCTCTTGAAAGTTTCGGGGGAAAGAGTCTGGATAAAGTATGGAAGACAAGTGACAAGGAGGGTGATAATACTGTTCCCAAAGAAGCAACAGATGCTGCGAAAGAACCTGCAGACACCAATGATTCAAACGATAGTAACAAGATTGCAGTGAATGATGGTTCATTGACCATGGTTGGTGGTGAGTCAGTTCCAGAGAGGAACATTAAGACCAACGTGACAGAAGTTGATGTGGTGTTGCACAATGCACAGGAGTCTCTTCCTGAAAGAAGTGGTTTGCCTGTGGTAGCCATTGAGGATCTGTCCGAGATTAGTGCTACACAACTGCCATGCAATGATTGCTGTCAGCAAGGGAATCTCTCTGGCAATCTTTGCAAGTCAGAGGATAGCAAGCTGCATGCCGAGGGCCCAGAGTTAAATACAGTGAACATCAAAGTCGTTCAAGATCAAGATGGCAAAATCCTGGACGATCAACCTTGTGATGATTGCACAAAGAGAAAGAGTGCCATTTCAAAAGAGAATCTATGTGAACTGCAAAATGGCAACGTGCAGCCTCCAGAAACTAAACCAATGACTCGCTTGGAGAGGGCACGAATGGAAGCACTGCAGAGCTTTCAAGGTCAAGCAATTGACCAAGTTATGAAATCATCTTCCAGGAAAATGGCTAAGTACCTGACTCCTGTGAAGCACAAAGGAACCAACACTGAGGCCACTGCCAGCCAGACGAAGAACACACCATCACAGACAACAGATTCCTTCATCAGGAGTTACCCACTGCCAAAGAAATCTTATTATTCTAATATTAGAGACAACAGCTTCTGCAACAGGGATGCACTGCTGGAGACCAGCAAGATAGTTGTGTCAACAGCAAGGTCCCTTGACACTCCAACTCCTGACTCCTCCCCGGCACAGATTTCATGA